In one Dehalogenimonas formicexedens genomic region, the following are encoded:
- a CDS encoding MBL fold metallo-hydrolase, with translation MTEPRDDTITFLGTGGARIMVAHQILASGGMWLSLSGKNILVDPGPGCIVQVNKRKLKAETLDAVLLSHRHLDHSGDVNVMIEAMTGGGFRGKGKFYAPSDAFGPEPVIYSYIKKFLDEVVVLKEGGKYELDGLKFETPLRHRHPVETYGIVFHSGGKSIAYVTDTRYFDDLLDAYKKADLLIINVVLTESRPTVDHLTLDEAEKIIAAVKPKEAILTHFGMNVWRAHPWEIAAGMTERTGIRVIAARDGMVFHLSELDGATT, from the coding sequence ATGACTGAACCCCGCGACGATACCATCACTTTCCTGGGCACCGGCGGCGCCCGCATTATGGTTGCCCACCAGATTCTGGCTTCCGGCGGCATGTGGCTGTCGCTTTCGGGCAAAAACATCCTTGTTGATCCGGGCCCCGGCTGCATCGTCCAGGTCAACAAGCGCAAGCTAAAGGCTGAGACTCTTGACGCCGTCCTTCTCTCCCACCGCCACCTCGACCACTCCGGGGACGTCAACGTCATGATAGAAGCGATGACTGGCGGCGGTTTTCGCGGCAAGGGCAAGTTTTACGCGCCGTCCGATGCCTTCGGTCCCGAACCGGTGATTTACTCATACATCAAAAAGTTCCTCGATGAGGTCGTTGTCCTGAAAGAAGGCGGCAAGTACGAACTCGACGGGCTGAAGTTCGAAACTCCCCTCCGCCACCGCCACCCGGTTGAGACCTACGGCATCGTTTTTCACTCCGGCGGCAAATCGATCGCCTATGTCACCGATACCCGCTATTTCGATGACTTGCTTGATGCCTATAAGAAAGCCGACCTGCTGATCATCAATGTCGTCCTGACCGAATCGCGGCCGACGGTCGATCATCTGACACTGGACGAAGCGGAGAAAATCATCGCCGCTGTCAAGCCAAAAGAGGCCATCCTGACCCATTTCGGCATGAACGTCTGGCGGGCTCACCCCTGGGAAATCGCCGCCGGTATGACCGAACGCACCGGCATCCGCGTCATCGCCGCCCGCGACGGTATGGTCTTCCATTTATCAGAACTCGATGGAGCGACAACATGA
- a CDS encoding mechanosensitive ion channel family protein, with the protein MIDWGDLIDSIGTWIGSHGARLVLIVFGSWVFYQVVKVFLTRIVRRLIEFRARIDKLPKEDEVRRVKSILGILIGALGVAIFAVATFMVLSEFNVNIGPLIASAGVVGIAIGFGAQSLIKDTLNGLFIMLEDQFNPGDVIKVANVSGQVEDFNMRRTVLRDLDGIVHIIPNGLITTVSNYTREWARVNMNVSVDYGTDLEKAIAVINKVGKGLASDPEFGPMLISAPQVLRVDSLSDSGIEIKILGDTKPMRQWQVAGELRLRLKKAFDENGIEIPFPQTRVSFDKTQIDQIPSLNRQPSQAEPGSSES; encoded by the coding sequence ATGATTGATTGGGGAGATCTTATAGACTCCATCGGCACCTGGATCGGCAGCCATGGCGCCCGGCTTGTGCTGATCGTCTTCGGCTCTTGGGTTTTCTACCAGGTCGTCAAGGTTTTTCTCACCCGTATCGTCCGCAGGCTCATCGAGTTCCGCGCCCGCATCGACAAGCTGCCTAAAGAGGACGAGGTTCGGCGCGTCAAATCCATCCTGGGTATTCTGATCGGGGCCCTGGGGGTAGCGATATTCGCCGTCGCCACTTTCATGGTCCTGTCCGAGTTCAACGTCAATATCGGGCCTCTCATCGCCAGCGCCGGTGTTGTCGGTATCGCCATCGGTTTCGGCGCCCAGAGCCTGATAAAGGACACTTTGAACGGCCTGTTCATCATGTTGGAAGACCAGTTCAATCCCGGCGATGTCATCAAGGTCGCCAATGTCTCCGGCCAGGTGGAAGACTTCAACATGCGCCGCACCGTGCTGCGCGATCTCGACGGCATCGTTCACATCATCCCCAACGGGCTGATAACCACCGTGTCCAATTACACCAGGGAATGGGCCAGGGTCAACATGAACGTGTCAGTCGATTACGGTACCGACCTTGAGAAGGCCATCGCCGTCATCAACAAGGTCGGCAAGGGCCTGGCCTCCGATCCCGAGTTCGGCCCCATGTTGATCTCGGCGCCCCAGGTTCTCCGGGTGGATAGCCTGTCCGATTCCGGCATTGAGATCAAAATCTTGGGCGATACCAAGCCGATGCGCCAATGGCAGGTAGCCGGGGAATTGCGTCTGCGGCTTAAGAAAGCCTTCGATGAGAACGGCATTGAAATCCCGTTCCCCCAGACCAGGGTTTCCTTCGATAAAACCCAAATCGATCAGATCCCAAGTCTTAACCGGCAGCCATCACAGGCTGAGCCCGGCTCTTCAGAAAGCTAG
- a CDS encoding RelA/SpoT family protein, translating to MEVTALLEAASRYLPPEKVDLIKSAYDFAAKAHEGQNRKSGEPFIEHPLAVAMTLAELQLDSTAIKAALLHDVPEDSSITLSKIEEIFGKDVARLVDGVTKLAKLQLAAPGETRFSGNTTYERQAENLRKMLVAMAEDLRVVFIKLADRLHNMRTLDAMPPENQKATARETLEIYAPLAHRLGIWEMKWQLEDLAFRFIEPVQYKSLARLIAGKRAEREDFINKVIEVLRGEFEKSGLKAEITGRAKHIYSLHQKAEKYTSQGRQIDEIYDLLAIRVLVNSVRECYTALGTVHAIWHPIPSTFDDYIANPKPNGYQSLHTAVVSIGGTALEIQIRTYEMHRLAEYGVAAHWRYKEGEKAAVKSEDRISWLRQLVDWHRDLSGAEEFLESVKTDIFNDQVFVFTPGGEIKDLPKGATPLDFAYRVHTELGHRCVGAKINGKLVGLDYRLRNGDVVEIVTTKKDKGPSRDWLNPNLGYVKTSHAITKIRQWFKKQERTENIEKGREQLEKEFRHLGLKLPDLKALSHMNGHENVDDFYAAIGYGGLSAHTIAMAQIALVEGPKPAAEPAVPPVSTSPSARPPTSGVSVMGIGDVVSKIAGCCHPIPGEDIIGYVTRSQGVTIHRTDCYNVLKEEEPERLIPVQWGTADQLYPTRLQILAWDRVGLVRDISTLIADEKINITGMTVAESPDRVTSISLDIETKGLTQLARLISKMEGVKGVTSVSRLGEEARTGKPTWP from the coding sequence ATGGAAGTTACCGCCCTCTTAGAAGCCGCGTCCCGCTATCTGCCGCCGGAGAAAGTCGATCTTATCAAATCGGCTTACGACTTCGCGGCCAAAGCGCACGAGGGTCAGAACCGCAAGAGCGGCGAACCCTTCATAGAACATCCCCTGGCTGTGGCCATGACGCTGGCCGAGCTTCAGCTTGATTCCACCGCCATCAAAGCCGCTCTGCTTCACGATGTCCCGGAAGACTCTTCGATAACTCTGTCCAAGATAGAGGAAATTTTCGGCAAGGACGTCGCCAGGCTGGTAGACGGCGTCACCAAGCTGGCGAAACTGCAGCTCGCCGCCCCCGGTGAGACGCGCTTTTCCGGCAACACCACCTACGAACGCCAGGCCGAGAACCTGCGTAAGATGCTGGTGGCTATGGCCGAGGATTTGCGGGTCGTTTTCATCAAGCTGGCCGACCGCCTTCACAACATGCGCACCCTGGACGCCATGCCGCCGGAAAACCAGAAGGCCACCGCCCGCGAAACCCTGGAGATATACGCTCCCCTCGCCCACCGCCTGGGCATCTGGGAAATGAAGTGGCAGCTTGAAGACCTGGCGTTCCGTTTTATCGAACCGGTGCAGTACAAATCGCTGGCCCGGCTCATCGCCGGCAAACGCGCCGAACGTGAAGACTTCATCAACAAGGTCATCGAGGTGCTGCGCGGCGAGTTCGAAAAATCCGGTCTTAAGGCGGAGATCACCGGGCGCGCCAAGCATATCTATTCACTGCACCAGAAAGCTGAGAAATATACCTCCCAGGGACGCCAGATAGACGAGATCTACGATCTCCTGGCCATCAGGGTGCTGGTCAATTCCGTCCGGGAATGTTACACCGCCCTGGGGACGGTGCACGCTATCTGGCACCCTATTCCCAGCACCTTCGACGACTATATCGCCAATCCCAAGCCTAACGGTTACCAGTCCCTCCACACCGCCGTGGTTTCCATCGGCGGCACCGCCCTTGAGATCCAGATCAGGACATATGAGATGCACCGCCTGGCCGAATACGGCGTCGCCGCCCACTGGCGCTACAAGGAAGGCGAAAAGGCCGCGGTCAAATCGGAAGACCGCATCTCCTGGCTGCGGCAGCTGGTCGACTGGCATCGCGATTTGTCCGGCGCCGAGGAATTTCTCGAATCGGTCAAAACGGATATTTTCAACGACCAGGTCTTCGTCTTTACCCCCGGCGGCGAGATCAAGGATCTGCCCAAAGGGGCGACGCCTTTGGATTTCGCCTACCGGGTCCACACCGAACTCGGCCATCGCTGCGTCGGCGCCAAGATAAACGGCAAGCTGGTCGGCCTGGATTACCGCCTGCGGAACGGTGACGTCGTCGAGATTGTGACCACCAAGAAAGATAAAGGTCCGTCGCGTGACTGGCTCAACCCCAACCTCGGCTACGTCAAGACCTCGCACGCCATCACCAAGATCCGCCAGTGGTTCAAGAAACAGGAGCGGACCGAGAACATCGAAAAAGGCCGCGAGCAGCTTGAAAAAGAGTTCCGTCACCTGGGCTTGAAATTGCCGGACCTTAAGGCTCTGTCCCACATGAACGGCCACGAAAACGTGGATGATTTTTATGCCGCCATCGGCTACGGCGGGCTTTCAGCCCATACCATCGCCATGGCTCAGATCGCCCTTGTCGAAGGTCCCAAGCCGGCCGCTGAACCGGCCGTCCCGCCAGTCTCCACTTCGCCTTCAGCCCGGCCGCCGACCTCCGGAGTCTCGGTCATGGGCATCGGCGATGTCGTTTCCAAGATCGCCGGGTGCTGCCACCCCATTCCGGGCGAGGATATCATCGGCTACGTCACCCGCTCCCAGGGCGTCACCATCCATCGCACCGATTGCTATAACGTCCTCAAGGAAGAAGAACCGGAACGCCTTATTCCCGTCCAGTGGGGTACCGCGGATCAACTCTACCCCACCCGCCTCCAGATACTGGCCTGGGATCGGGTCGGCCTGGTTCGGGACATCTCGACCCTGATCGCGGATGAAAAGATCAATATCACCGGCATGACGGTTGCGGAGAGCCCCGACCGGGTTACTTCCATCAGCCTGGACATCGAGACCAAAGGCCTGACCCAGCTGGCCCGTCTGATCTCGAAGATGGAAGGGGTGAAGGGCGTGACCTCGGTGAGCCGCCTCGGCGAGGAAGCTCGTACCGGCAAACCCACCTGGCCTTAA
- a CDS encoding thioredoxin domain-containing protein has translation MSNRLAQETSPYLLQHADNPVDWYPWGKDAFDAARAEDKPILLSIGYSACHWCHVMAHESFENRDIAREMNEKFINIKVDREERPDLDEIYMQAVSALTGHGGWPLTVFLTPDGKPFYGSTYFPPEDKHGLPGFPRVLRAIADSYRRQRPQIERAGSQIAAALSAGRASVQPGNSLAPELLDQAYEAIKGTFDRVNGGFGSAPKFPQASVLEFLMRYYHRTKNAEALRMVTLTLDKMAAGGIYDQLGGGFHRYATDAIWVVPHFEKMLYDNALLAGVYLHAFMITQNGVYRKITEETLDYALREMRAPEGGFFSSQDADSEGEEGKYFLWDLKDLSEVFPADKAGIIAGRFGVTPEGQIDGRSVLHLRRESLDDPSLEADKKLMLAKREQRIKPGTDIKVLSGWNGLMIASLAEASCVLDRPDYLQAAIAGADFILDHTVAGHRLRHVYAGGRSKTDAFLQDYAFLAEAFIKLNEVTADIKWLDEAEKLAEFIVDNFWDEEKSALFDTVKGQQETFMRPQSILDSPIPSGGSATTMVLLKIGRITGNPPMTDLAEKLLGLVSREMPQNPQATSHWLNALTLWLSDPFDVVIAGGTDDPATRALLRQGCAGWLPDKLQAGFDPASDNPLAQKGIFKGKSLVNERSAAYVCSGHTCHPPVSDPGLLADLLK, from the coding sequence ATGAGCAACCGCCTGGCCCAGGAAACCAGCCCCTATCTGCTTCAGCATGCCGACAATCCGGTCGACTGGTACCCCTGGGGCAAAGACGCTTTCGACGCCGCCCGCGCTGAGGATAAGCCCATCCTGCTCAGCATCGGTTATTCCGCCTGCCACTGGTGCCACGTGATGGCCCACGAATCGTTTGAAAACCGGGATATCGCACGCGAGATGAACGAAAAATTCATCAATATCAAGGTGGACAGGGAGGAGCGGCCGGACCTGGACGAAATCTATATGCAGGCTGTTTCCGCGCTGACCGGCCATGGCGGGTGGCCTCTGACGGTATTTTTGACCCCGGACGGCAAGCCATTTTACGGCAGTACCTATTTCCCGCCGGAAGACAAGCATGGGCTGCCGGGTTTCCCGAGGGTGTTACGAGCAATCGCCGATTCATACCGGAGACAACGGCCGCAGATAGAAAGGGCCGGGAGCCAGATAGCCGCCGCGTTGTCCGCAGGCAGAGCCAGTGTTCAACCCGGCAACAGCCTGGCTCCGGAACTCCTAGATCAAGCTTATGAAGCCATAAAAGGGACCTTCGATCGGGTTAACGGGGGTTTCGGGTCGGCGCCGAAATTCCCGCAGGCGAGCGTCCTGGAATTCCTGATGCGTTATTACCACCGGACAAAAAATGCGGAAGCCCTTCGGATGGTTACCCTGACGCTGGATAAAATGGCGGCCGGCGGCATCTACGATCAACTTGGGGGCGGTTTCCACCGTTATGCCACCGATGCCATCTGGGTGGTGCCGCATTTTGAAAAGATGCTCTACGACAATGCCCTGCTGGCCGGCGTGTACCTCCACGCTTTCATGATCACCCAAAATGGTGTTTACCGGAAAATTACCGAGGAGACCCTGGATTATGCCCTGCGGGAGATGAGAGCCCCTGAAGGGGGTTTCTTCAGCAGCCAGGATGCCGACAGCGAGGGCGAGGAAGGCAAATACTTTCTGTGGGATCTGAAGGATCTGTCCGAAGTTTTTCCGGCCGATAAAGCCGGCATCATTGCCGGCCGTTTCGGAGTCACGCCGGAAGGCCAGATCGACGGCCGGAGCGTGCTCCACCTGAGGCGCGAAAGCCTCGACGACCCATCCCTTGAAGCAGATAAAAAGCTGATGCTGGCAAAGCGCGAACAAAGAATTAAACCGGGCACCGACATCAAGGTTCTCAGCGGCTGGAACGGATTGATGATAGCCAGCCTGGCCGAGGCCTCCTGCGTGCTGGACCGGCCGGACTATCTTCAAGCGGCCATCGCCGGGGCGGATTTCATCCTGGACCACACGGTTGCCGGGCATCGCCTGAGGCATGTTTACGCCGGCGGCCGGAGCAAAACCGATGCTTTCCTGCAGGATTACGCATTCCTGGCAGAGGCCTTTATTAAACTGAACGAGGTGACCGCCGATATCAAGTGGCTGGACGAGGCGGAGAAACTCGCCGAGTTCATTGTCGACAATTTCTGGGATGAAGAAAAATCAGCCCTCTTCGATACGGTCAAAGGCCAGCAGGAAACGTTCATGCGCCCCCAAAGCATCCTTGACAGCCCGATACCATCAGGTGGCTCGGCGACGACGATGGTTCTGCTGAAAATCGGCAGGATCACCGGGAATCCGCCGATGACCGACCTGGCTGAGAAGCTCCTGGGTTTGGTCAGCCGGGAAATGCCACAGAATCCACAGGCCACGTCACACTGGCTGAATGCCCTGACGCTGTGGTTATCGGATCCTTTCGATGTGGTTATTGCCGGCGGAACAGACGATCCCGCGACCAGAGCGCTTCTGCGGCAAGGCTGTGCCGGATGGCTGCCGGATAAACTGCAGGCGGGTTTCGACCCGGCGAGTGATAATCCGCTGGCTCAAAAGGGCATTTTCAAGGGTAAATCCCTTGTGAATGAACGGTCGGCGGCATATGTCTGCAGCGGGCACACCTGCCATCCCCCGGTATCCGATCCCGGGTTACTGGCTGACTTGCTCAAATAG
- a CDS encoding DedA family protein yields the protein MAIESACIPLPSEIIMPLAGWMLVADKGLGWEYILLVGLVGALGNLAGSGVAYWAGARFGRGFLERYGKYFLITSEEIARTDRWFQKYGDVTAFFSRLLPAVRTFISLPAGIARMNLKRFFAFSFLGALPWSTGLAWGGYLLGQNWEKIREVMRPFDIPIIALGVVAVAWFIWSRVRKIRAER from the coding sequence ATGGCAATCGAAAGCGCCTGCATTCCCCTGCCCAGCGAGATTATCATGCCCCTCGCCGGCTGGATGCTCGTCGCTGATAAAGGACTGGGGTGGGAATACATTCTCCTGGTCGGTCTGGTCGGCGCCTTGGGCAACCTGGCAGGTTCAGGCGTCGCCTACTGGGCGGGCGCCAGGTTCGGCCGGGGCTTCCTCGAACGTTATGGCAAATACTTTTTGATTACTTCAGAGGAGATAGCCCGGACTGACCGCTGGTTTCAAAAATACGGCGACGTCACCGCCTTTTTCTCCCGCCTGCTGCCCGCCGTCCGCACCTTCATCAGCCTGCCCGCCGGCATCGCCCGCATGAATCTTAAGCGGTTCTTCGCCTTTTCGTTCCTCGGGGCGTTGCCCTGGTCGACCGGTTTGGCCTGGGGAGGCTACCTGCTGGGCCAGAATTGGGAAAAGATCCGCGAGGTCATGCGGCCGTTCGATATTCCGATAATCGCCCTGGGGGTTGTCGCCGTCGCCTGGTTTATTTGGAGCCGGGTAAGAAAAATCAGGGCGGAACGATAA
- a CDS encoding helix-turn-helix domain-containing protein, with the protein MPSTLKTSISSGLPDIFRPFAFLLLMNARSRDPNRLLKSSEASDMLQVSNTTLRRWADQGKINSWRISPRGDMRFRQEDLERMKHAQIKHG; encoded by the coding sequence ATGCCCAGCACGTTAAAAACCTCGATATCTAGCGGGCTGCCTGACATTTTCCGGCCTTTTGCGTTTCTTTTATTGATGAACGCCAGAAGCCGGGATCCAAATCGCCTGCTCAAATCCAGTGAAGCCAGCGATATGCTTCAGGTGTCGAACACCACCCTGCGCCGCTGGGCGGATCAGGGGAAAATAAACAGCTGGCGGATTTCCCCAAGGGGCGACATGCGCTTCAGGCAGGAAGATCTGGAAAGAATGAAACACGCTCAGATCAAACACGGTTGA
- the gyrB gene encoding DNA topoisomerase (ATP-hydrolyzing) subunit B: MMENNHIDDTDAEKAASYTAEDIQVLGGREAVRKRPGMYIGSTDYRGLHHLVYEIVYNSVDEAMAGYCDKIEVTINQDESIMVEDNGRGIPVGVHKQTGVSALETVMTVLHAGAKFGGKTYQVSGGLHGVGASVVNALSDWVRVEVKQDGKLYRQEYRQGIPVAPVAVVGESCGTGTITSFKFDPKIFADSTYDYKTLAERIREVAYLNKGLEISIADKRSDVEETFYFEGGLTGFVRHLNHNRGVINRLPISVYKKADPTIVEVAMQYNDGYSETSFSFANCINTQDGGTHLTGFRSALTRVLNDYATKNKLVKESDPSLSGEDSREGLVSIVSVKLSEPQFEGQTKGKLGNAEMKSIVESAVLDQLTLYFEEHPDDAKKIIDKVLTSARAREAARQARDLIIKKNSLDGGTLPGKLADCSEKEPSLCELFLVEGDSAGGSAKQGRNRRFQAILPLRGKILNVEKAAPDKMLSHEEIRAIITALGAGIDDDFDHNKLRYHRIVLMTDADVDGAHIRTLLLTFFFRHMTKLIAGGGLYIAQPPLYRIKQGQNERWVYSDNEKAEALKEFKGKNVDIQRYKGLGEMSAEQLWNTTMNPASRTLLTVEVQDAARADATFNLLMGDEVPPRKAFIQAHAQHVKNLDI, encoded by the coding sequence ATGATGGAAAACAATCATATTGACGACACCGACGCCGAAAAAGCGGCGTCATATACAGCCGAAGACATCCAGGTCCTCGGCGGCCGCGAGGCCGTCCGCAAGCGCCCGGGCATGTATATCGGCTCCACCGACTATCGCGGCTTGCACCACCTGGTTTATGAAATCGTCTATAACTCGGTGGATGAGGCCATGGCCGGTTACTGCGACAAGATCGAAGTCACCATCAACCAGGATGAATCGATCATGGTCGAGGACAACGGCCGCGGCATCCCCGTCGGCGTGCACAAACAGACCGGCGTCTCCGCGCTGGAAACAGTGATGACCGTCCTCCATGCCGGCGCCAAATTCGGCGGCAAGACATACCAGGTTTCCGGCGGCCTCCACGGCGTCGGCGCTTCGGTGGTCAACGCCCTGTCGGACTGGGTCCGCGTCGAGGTCAAGCAGGATGGCAAGCTCTATCGTCAGGAATACCGCCAGGGCATCCCGGTGGCTCCCGTTGCCGTGGTCGGCGAATCCTGCGGCACCGGCACTATCACCAGCTTTAAATTCGACCCGAAGATCTTTGCCGACTCAACCTATGATTACAAAACCCTCGCGGAGCGAATCCGCGAGGTAGCCTATCTCAACAAAGGGCTGGAAATATCCATCGCCGACAAGCGGTCGGATGTGGAGGAAACCTTCTATTTCGAAGGCGGCCTCACCGGGTTTGTCCGCCATCTGAACCACAACCGCGGCGTCATCAACCGGCTGCCGATCTCCGTGTATAAAAAAGCGGATCCCACCATCGTCGAAGTGGCCATGCAGTATAACGACGGCTATTCCGAGACCAGTTTTTCCTTCGCCAACTGCATCAACACCCAGGACGGCGGTACTCACCTCACCGGCTTCCGTTCTGCCCTGACCCGCGTCTTGAACGATTACGCCACCAAGAACAAGCTGGTCAAGGAATCCGATCCGTCTCTTTCGGGAGAGGATTCCCGCGAAGGCCTGGTCTCGATCGTGTCGGTGAAACTTTCGGAGCCTCAGTTTGAAGGCCAGACCAAGGGCAAACTGGGCAACGCCGAGATGAAGAGCATCGTCGAAAGCGCCGTCCTCGACCAGTTGACCCTGTATTTCGAAGAGCACCCGGATGATGCCAAGAAGATCATCGACAAGGTTCTGACTTCCGCCCGTGCCCGCGAGGCCGCCCGCCAGGCCCGCGACCTCATCATCAAGAAGAACTCGCTCGACGGCGGCACCCTGCCCGGCAAGCTGGCCGACTGCTCCGAAAAAGAGCCTTCCCTGTGCGAATTGTTCCTCGTTGAAGGCGACTCCGCCGGCGGTTCCGCCAAGCAGGGCCGCAACCGGCGTTTCCAGGCCATCTTGCCCCTTCGCGGTAAAATTCTGAACGTTGAAAAAGCCGCTCCGGACAAGATGCTGTCCCATGAAGAAATCCGGGCCATCATCACCGCGCTCGGCGCCGGCATCGACGATGATTTTGACCACAATAAACTGCGCTACCACCGTATCGTGCTGATGACCGATGCCGACGTTGACGGCGCCCATATCCGCACCTTGCTCCTGACCTTCTTCTTCCGCCATATGACCAAGCTCATCGCCGGCGGCGGCTTGTACATCGCCCAGCCGCCCCTGTACCGCATCAAGCAGGGCCAGAACGAACGCTGGGTGTATTCCGATAACGAAAAGGCCGAGGCCTTGAAGGAATTCAAAGGCAAGAACGTGGACATCCAGCGCTATAAGGGTCTTGGTGAAATGTCCGCGGAGCAACTCTGGAACACCACCATGAACCCCGCCTCCCGCACCCTGCTCACCGTGGAAGTCCAGGATGCCGCCCGCGCCGATGCCACCTTCAACCTCCTCATGGGTGACGAGGTCCCGCCGCGCAAGGCTTTCATCCAGGCCCATGCCCAGCACGTTAAAAACCTCGATATCTAG
- a CDS encoding iron-containing alcohol dehydrogenase gives MSITEFNLPTKLIFGEGTIERLGEESANLGHRAMIVSGQKTMRKLGLLDKAVDMLERAGLDVILFDKIEPNPRASTVDQGAAISRQENIDLIVALGGGSAMDAAKGIALASAGDKSVWHYVTTRDNPAGKVPALIMVPTVSASGSEVNSGAVITDWTTHEKRVLGRSSLQPKVAIVDPELTLSLSLAPTLAGGVDIFCHAVEPYVTASHPEPLNDGWRESMLRIVVKYLPIVRGDLHNREARRALAWASTMACSSFASLGGGDGSMTLHGIEHPLSGLYDITHGDGLAALLPSWLADLSRERADRIKLLGERVFGSTDGKAAIEDWLKSLGMRLHLESLGVEKEKIPELARLAPVSSPWIKSNPTPLEQEDIERIYRMAF, from the coding sequence ATGTCAATCACCGAATTCAACCTGCCCACGAAGCTCATCTTCGGAGAAGGAACAATCGAGCGCCTTGGGGAGGAATCGGCTAACCTCGGCCATCGAGCCATGATCGTTTCCGGCCAAAAAACGATGAGAAAACTCGGCTTGTTAGACAAAGCCGTCGACATGCTCGAAAGAGCCGGATTGGACGTTATCCTCTTTGATAAAATCGAACCCAACCCCCGGGCCTCCACTGTCGACCAGGGCGCCGCTATCTCCCGGCAAGAGAATATCGATCTAATTGTTGCCCTCGGGGGCGGTTCGGCTATGGACGCCGCCAAAGGCATCGCCTTAGCCTCAGCGGGAGATAAATCGGTTTGGCATTATGTCACCACCCGTGATAATCCCGCGGGAAAAGTGCCCGCGCTGATCATGGTGCCGACAGTCTCGGCTTCCGGCTCCGAAGTCAATTCCGGCGCCGTTATCACGGATTGGACCACCCATGAAAAACGCGTTTTGGGCCGCTCATCCCTCCAACCCAAAGTCGCCATCGTCGATCCTGAGTTGACTCTATCTCTTTCCCTGGCGCCTACTCTTGCAGGGGGCGTCGATATCTTCTGCCACGCCGTCGAACCTTATGTCACCGCATCCCACCCCGAGCCGCTGAACGACGGTTGGCGCGAGTCAATGCTGCGGATTGTGGTCAAATATTTGCCCATCGTCAGGGGCGATCTGCACAACCGCGAAGCCCGCCGGGCGTTGGCATGGGCTTCCACCATGGCCTGTTCTTCCTTCGCAAGTCTCGGCGGAGGCGACGGCTCCATGACACTGCACGGTATCGAGCACCCTCTGTCCGGACTTTATGACATTACCCACGGCGACGGTCTTGCTGCCCTTCTTCCGTCCTGGTTGGCCGACCTCTCCCGCGAGCGGGCCGACCGGATAAAACTGCTTGGCGAGCGCGTCTTCGGTTCAACCGACGGTAAAGCCGCCATCGAGGATTGGCTGAAGAGTCTCGGTATGCGGCTTCATCTTGAAAGCCTCGGGGTCGAGAAAGAAAAAATCCCGGAACTGGCTCGCTTGGCTCCCGTGTCCTCGCCGTGGATCAAGTCCAACCCCACCCCCCTTGAACAGGAAGACATCGAACGCATCTACCGCATGGCTTTCTGA